The proteins below come from a single Triticum aestivum cultivar Chinese Spring chromosome 5D, IWGSC CS RefSeq v2.1, whole genome shotgun sequence genomic window:
- the LOC123122054 gene encoding ACT domain-containing protein ACR4, with amino-acid sequence MSIDEGYGPTWDSDDEYDNFIRKMNPPSIIIDNDSLVDATIVKVGSANEYGILLEVIQVLMDLNLVISKAYITSDGGWFMDVFNVTDKEGMKLKDKAAIAEIEGYIRKSLGADSRYMPAKRRSVGVAASTDHNVIELTGSDRPGLLSEVSAVLASLKCNVVSAEIWTHNTRVAAVMRVTDEDTMLAVTDTVRLEMIKERLSYLLRGNNLSRGAAMAEASGTSATNTERRLHQMMLSDGDTEEFHGHVPAQPQRPNVTVRNWKDKDYSVVTIRCKDRPKLLFDTVCTLTDLRYVVYHANIDASNNQAYQEFYVRHVNGSPMNTEAERLRVIQCLESAIERRVSEGVKLELCSNDKVGLLSEVTRIFRENSLTVTRAEVSTRGRTAVNTFYVRSSAGEIVDQKTIDSIREAIGHNIQVKGHPEAPPAPQKKESPTWFLFANLFRPRSLPSLGMFVR; translated from the exons ATGTCCATTg ATGAAGGCTATGGCCCTACCTGGGACAGCGACGACGAGTACGACAACTTCATACGCAAGATGAACCCGCCAAG TATCATCATCGACAACGATTCGTTGGTGGACGCGACGATTGTCAAG GTTGGTAGTGCAAACGAGTATGGGATTCTGCTGGAAGTGATCCAAGTCCTCATGGATCTCAATCTTGTGATAAGCAAGGCATACATAACCTCAGATGGGGGGTGGTTCATGGATG TTTTCAATGTGACTGATAAGGAAGGGATGAAATTGAAAGACAAGGCTGCTATTGCGGAGATTGAGGGCTACATCCGGAAG TCCTTGGGCGCAGATTCAAGATACATGCCTGCTAAACGGAGATCGGTGGGTGTCGCCGCTTCAACGGACCACAATGTCATTGAGCTGACAGGGAGCGACCGTCCAGGCCTGCTCTCTGAAGTCAGCGCGGTGCTGGCAAGCCTCAAATGCAATGTGGTCAGTGCTGAGATTTGGACCCATAACACCAGAGTCGCAGCCGTGATGCGAGTCACCGATGAGGACACCATGCTAGCCGTCACCGACACCGTGAGGCTTGAAATGATCAAGGAGCGACTGTCCTACCTTCTCCGAGGAAACAATCTCTCGCGAGGAGCTGCCATGGCAGAAGCATCGGGGACTTCTGCCACAAATACCGAGAGAAGGCTGCACCAGATGATGCTTAGTGACGGGGACACTGAAGAGTTTCATGGGCATGTCCCAGCTCAACCTCAGAGGCCTAATGTCACTGTTCGGAATTGGAAAGACAAGGACTACTCGGTGGTGACCATCCGGTGCAAGGACAGGCCGAAGCTTCTGTTCGACACTGTGTGCACCTTGACAGACCTGCGCTATGTTGTCTACCATGCAAACATTGACGCCAGCAATAATCAAGCGTACCAG GAATTCTATGTAAGACATGTGAATGGATCTCCAATGAACACTGAAGCTGAAAGATTGAGAGTCATCCAGTGCCTTGAAAGTGCAATTGAGCGCAGGGTATCTGAG GGTGTGAAACTTGAGCTGTGTTCAAATGACAAGGTCGGCCTCCTGTCTGAGGTCACCCGCATCTTCCGGGAGAACAGCCTGACTGTCACAAGAGCAGAGGTGAGCACCAGGGGCAGGACAGCCGTCAACACATTCTACGTCCGCAGTTCTGCGGGGGAGATAGTTGACCAGAAGACCATTGATTCCATCAGGGAAGCCATAGGACATAATATTCAGGTGAAAGGCCACCCTGAGGCACCACCTGCACCCCAGAAGAAAGAGTCCCCGACATGGTTCCTCTTCGCAAACTTATTCCGGCCAAGGTCTCTCCCTAGTCTTGGAATGTTCGTGCGGTAA